One Aliidiomarina minuta genomic region harbors:
- the coxB gene encoding cytochrome c oxidase subunit II has translation MRNRVAELILAATLLFMTGCSGPYSTLDPAGPAASSVAALWWGMFIVASLVLIVVCALWWYAMRRKALNISDEEAQKLQNQWVIGGGIALPTVAITVLLAFGIPIGHNMLPLPLEDGEVTRIEIEAHQWFWRVSYPEEGFELIDQIYIPVDTPVDFYISSEDVIHSFWVPRLGGKIDAIPGRTNVLRLSADEAGTYGGQCAEFCGRGHAFMQFEVTALAAEDYENWLLQMEAENNE, from the coding sequence ATGAGAAATAGAGTAGCAGAACTGATACTGGCTGCCACCCTGTTGTTCATGACAGGCTGCAGTGGCCCTTATTCAACCTTGGATCCGGCTGGACCGGCAGCATCTTCAGTCGCTGCACTTTGGTGGGGCATGTTTATTGTTGCCTCTCTGGTGCTTATAGTCGTCTGTGCTTTGTGGTGGTATGCCATGCGCAGAAAAGCGCTAAACATAAGTGACGAAGAAGCTCAAAAACTGCAGAACCAGTGGGTGATAGGAGGCGGTATAGCTTTGCCTACGGTAGCTATTACTGTGTTGCTGGCCTTTGGCATTCCAATAGGTCACAACATGCTGCCATTGCCACTTGAGGATGGCGAAGTGACGCGTATTGAAATAGAAGCGCATCAGTGGTTCTGGCGGGTGAGCTACCCGGAAGAGGGCTTTGAGCTCATTGATCAGATTTATATTCCGGTTGATACGCCAGTGGACTTTTATATCAGCAGTGAAGACGTAATTCATTCCTTTTGGGTACCCCGACTAGGCGGCAAAATAGATGCCATTCCCGGGCGCACCAATGTACTGCGTTTAAGTGCGGATGAAGCAGGCACCTATGGCGGGCAATGTGCAGAGTTTTGCGGTCGGGGCCATGCATTTATGCAGTTTGAAGTCACTGCATTAGCCGCTGAAGATTATGAGAACTGGCTGTTGCAGATGGAGGCTGAAAATAATGAATAA
- a CDS encoding DUF2231 domain-containing protein, with the protein MPTAKIESRAALRGHPLHPVLIHFPIAALLMLLASDIAFVFTHDTFWARAGFWLAAVGTVGGAVSGLAGAIDLFTVARIRRLVTAWAHGILAVMLLSLAAFNFMLRLDDMSAYIMPWGLYMSLLTFALVNITGFLGGQLVYEYGVGVDIREATSRDVKP; encoded by the coding sequence ATGCCTACCGCCAAAATTGAAAGTCGGGCCGCGTTGCGCGGACATCCACTGCATCCAGTGCTTATCCACTTTCCCATCGCGGCCTTGCTGATGCTGCTGGCCAGCGATATCGCTTTTGTTTTTACCCACGATACCTTCTGGGCCCGGGCTGGTTTCTGGCTGGCGGCCGTAGGCACGGTAGGCGGGGCAGTTTCCGGACTCGCCGGTGCTATTGACCTTTTTACTGTGGCCCGCATACGGCGCCTGGTAACAGCCTGGGCCCACGGTATTCTGGCGGTCATGTTGTTGTCGCTGGCAGCTTTTAATTTCATGCTCAGGCTGGACGACATGAGCGCGTACATAATGCCCTGGGGTCTGTACATGTCGTTGCTCACATTCGCCCTGGTCAATATCACTGGTTTTCTCGGTGGCCAGCTGGTTTACGAGTATGGTGTTGGCGTAGATATCAGGGAAGCCACAAGCCGGGATGTTAAACCCTGA
- a CDS encoding CopD family protein — MIWLLSLHIMALSIWSAGALYVPAVLAGAGKEVNEFSRTPIGQDSIPRFVYTHIATPAALIAIIAGSLVFLVNNSIEFWLIAKLTLVAMLAAAHACMGLLIIRVERQQFKFVSALSWIFIVFLLIILTLIIWLVLAKPGVPEVLPWSL, encoded by the coding sequence GTGATTTGGCTGTTATCCTTGCACATCATGGCCTTGTCGATCTGGTCTGCTGGCGCGCTGTATGTACCTGCTGTGCTAGCTGGTGCGGGCAAAGAGGTCAACGAGTTTAGCCGCACGCCCATTGGGCAGGATTCTATTCCTCGTTTTGTGTATACCCATATTGCTACGCCGGCTGCGCTTATTGCCATCATAGCGGGCAGCCTGGTATTTCTGGTCAATAACAGTATCGAGTTCTGGCTGATTGCTAAACTCACACTGGTGGCTATGTTGGCTGCAGCCCATGCCTGCATGGGGCTTTTAATCATTCGCGTAGAGCGTCAGCAGTTTAAGTTTGTAAGCGCACTAAGCTGGATTTTTATTGTTTTCCTGTTGATTATACTGACTCTTATTATATGGCTGGTGCTGGCAAAACCCGGAGTACCGGAGGTGTTGCCATGGTCACTTTGA
- a CDS encoding hotdog fold domain-containing protein — MSTSNYLLRLYQKCQRFPAGKRIFSALFARKAPYFASIRPLITELEPNFCELTFKKRKAVHNHIGTVHAIALCNGLEMAMGAVAEASIPKHLRWIPKGMQVNYTAKADSDIRITANTSPDDWKPGDLDVKVEGFRADGTSVISGFITIYISEKPTS, encoded by the coding sequence GTGTCCACGTCAAATTATTTGCTTCGTTTGTACCAGAAGTGTCAGCGTTTTCCCGCTGGAAAGCGCATTTTTTCTGCTTTATTTGCCCGCAAAGCGCCCTACTTTGCCAGCATTCGTCCGCTCATCACCGAGCTGGAACCGAATTTTTGTGAGTTAACATTCAAGAAGCGTAAAGCCGTGCATAATCATATTGGCACTGTGCATGCGATAGCATTATGCAACGGGCTGGAAATGGCGATGGGGGCTGTGGCAGAAGCCAGCATACCTAAGCACTTACGCTGGATACCTAAAGGCATGCAGGTTAATTATACGGCGAAAGCGGACTCGGATATCCGCATCACCGCGAACACCTCGCCGGATGACTGGAAACCTGGTGATCTGGATGTAAAGGTAGAGGGTTTCAGAGCTGATGGAACCTCTGTTATCAGTGGTTTTATCACTATTTACATTTCCGAAAAACCCACCAGTTAA
- a CDS encoding sensor domain-containing diguanylate cyclase, which translates to MDSQLNTLARSVSNASNLEDLTRSLLRLVQRISGLESIYLTVVDKEAQIQRVLYAENAADLTIAEGLSVPWKDTLCRRALQEGRFATDDVPGCWGDSMAARQLNLQSYVVVPVLNEDHSLFGTLCGASTIKTEVSEEVVELLHLCAELISHQLERERQADLAESRASYAEARLSQLQMITEVSRICLAAKRLPDAIIQITDILSKDLAWSHITPVLVAGTELELLRANGDHEEALRLVKQMLSSDEKQIQLIIENQLEPLIWGDADTEAQKMIVVITSDEGVEAALVVQLDTQKLPCTDSMKLLNGTANALSLLAARLADHEQLEAANQVLEHRSMHDVLTGLPNRRYLIEALEDKLVQAESLGTLIYTAFIDLDGFKKLNDEHGHDVGDEFLRAFAARISRVMRGHDLIARYGGDEFVFVGEGSADGDPDKTGKQIVERIRKACTGRYELPSTELDYAGPSIGIIHWQAGDVMDADIVLARADTAMYADKQARRKPTN; encoded by the coding sequence ATGGATAGCCAGTTAAATACACTTGCACGCTCAGTATCAAACGCGAGCAATCTGGAAGACTTAACTCGCTCATTGCTGCGGCTTGTTCAGCGGATCAGTGGCTTAGAGTCCATTTACCTGACGGTAGTTGATAAAGAAGCCCAGATTCAGCGCGTGCTCTATGCTGAGAATGCTGCTGACTTAACCATCGCTGAAGGGCTATCGGTACCCTGGAAAGACACCTTGTGCCGCCGCGCATTGCAGGAAGGTCGTTTCGCCACTGATGATGTACCTGGATGCTGGGGTGACTCTATGGCAGCCCGTCAACTGAATCTGCAATCCTATGTTGTGGTGCCTGTATTGAATGAGGATCATTCCTTATTTGGTACTTTGTGTGGTGCCAGCACGATAAAAACTGAGGTGAGCGAGGAGGTCGTCGAGCTGCTGCATTTATGTGCCGAGCTGATTTCCCATCAGCTGGAACGGGAACGGCAGGCCGACCTTGCTGAAAGCCGCGCTTCTTACGCTGAAGCCCGGCTGAGCCAACTGCAGATGATTACTGAAGTCAGTCGAATTTGTCTGGCCGCTAAACGGCTACCCGATGCGATCATTCAAATTACCGATATACTCAGCAAGGATTTAGCCTGGAGCCATATCACACCTGTTTTAGTGGCCGGCACTGAACTCGAATTGTTGCGAGCTAACGGCGACCATGAAGAAGCCCTGCGTTTGGTGAAGCAGATGCTGAGCAGCGATGAGAAACAAATACAGTTAATTATAGAAAACCAGCTGGAGCCCCTGATATGGGGAGATGCCGATACTGAAGCACAAAAGATGATTGTGGTTATCACTTCGGATGAAGGTGTTGAAGCGGCGCTGGTGGTGCAGCTAGACACGCAGAAGCTTCCTTGTACAGATAGTATGAAGCTTCTGAATGGTACCGCCAATGCCTTGTCTTTGCTGGCGGCCCGGCTTGCTGATCATGAGCAGCTTGAAGCGGCTAATCAGGTATTGGAGCATCGATCTATGCATGATGTACTGACCGGATTACCTAACCGTCGTTATCTGATCGAGGCACTGGAAGATAAGCTGGTGCAGGCAGAGTCCTTAGGCACTTTGATTTATACAGCCTTTATTGATTTGGACGGCTTCAAAAAATTAAATGATGAGCACGGCCATGATGTAGGCGATGAGTTTTTGCGCGCTTTTGCCGCACGCATCAGTCGGGTTATGCGTGGGCATGATCTGATAGCCCGTTATGGTGGAGACGAGTTTGTTTTTGTGGGTGAAGGCAGTGCGGATGGGGATCCTGACAAAACTGGTAAACAGATTGTTGAACGAATTCGCAAAGCCTGTACCGGCCGCTATGAATTACCCAGTACAGAACTTGACTATGCAGGCCCCAGTATAGGCATTATTCACTGGCAGGCCGGAGATGTGATGGACGCTGACATTGTTTTGGCCCGGGCGGATACGGCTATGTATGCGGATAAGCAGGCCCGCCGCAAGCCCACCAATTAA
- a CDS encoding homoserine O-succinyltransferase — MQRVEGISLSALPPSCTLLQDEGLPIQLARSSQASGPRVGILNLMPDKPTTERHWLRLLAKTGLPLHVDLLKLSNWQSKNTPLVYLEQFYRDWQQANNLDALIITGAPLGKFAFNDVGYWQELIQIFSRSSAQQIPSLYLCWAANAAFHHFYQLPRVLKKQKLSGVFQHQSVVPHQLTQGLNDSLYIPHSRYAEVCQQQLHQEAQLKVLINSGEAGACLVSDDKHKRVFLLGHPEYEAHTLAQEFTRDQKKGIAAAMPLHYFPDNNPERLPQASWQHSGVILLRNWLNAL, encoded by the coding sequence ATGCAAAGAGTTGAGGGTATTAGCCTTAGCGCCCTGCCTCCTTCCTGTACCCTTTTGCAGGATGAAGGTCTGCCCATACAATTAGCCCGTAGTAGCCAGGCTAGCGGTCCGCGCGTAGGTATTCTTAACCTGATGCCAGATAAGCCGACAACCGAACGTCACTGGTTACGCCTGCTGGCTAAAACCGGGCTGCCGCTGCACGTTGACCTGTTAAAACTCAGCAACTGGCAATCTAAAAATACACCCTTGGTCTATTTAGAGCAATTTTATCGCGACTGGCAGCAGGCCAACAATCTGGATGCTTTGATCATTACCGGAGCCCCGTTGGGGAAATTTGCTTTTAACGATGTCGGTTACTGGCAGGAATTGATTCAAATTTTCAGCCGTAGCTCTGCGCAACAGATCCCTAGTCTCTATTTATGCTGGGCAGCTAACGCTGCCTTTCACCACTTTTATCAGTTGCCCAGAGTACTCAAGAAGCAAAAGCTCAGTGGTGTTTTCCAACATCAGAGTGTGGTGCCACACCAACTGACTCAGGGCTTAAATGACAGTCTGTATATTCCGCATTCCAGGTATGCGGAAGTGTGCCAACAACAATTACATCAGGAAGCTCAACTTAAGGTGCTTATTAACTCTGGCGAAGCTGGCGCCTGCCTGGTCAGCGATGATAAGCACAAGCGAGTATTTCTGCTCGGACACCCTGAATACGAAGCTCATACCTTAGCGCAGGAATTTACTCGCGATCAAAAAAAGGGCATTGCCGCTGCAATGCCCCTTCATTATTTTCCAGACAACAATCCTGAGCGGCTTCCGCAGGCCAGTTGGCAACACAGTGGTGTTATTCTGCTACGCAACTGGCTGAATGCTCTTTAA
- a CDS encoding O-acetylhomoserine aminocarboxypropyltransferase/cysteine synthase family protein, with product MKLESLALHHGYSSEAPVRAAAVPIYQSTSFTFDDTQHGADLFDLKVEGNIYSRIMNPTNAVLEERLTAIEGGIGALAVASGQAATAYTIQTLTKAGDNIVSINQLYGGTYNLFAHTLPQQGIDVRFASHDDFAGLASLIDEKTKLVFCESIGNPAGNVVDIQRLAEIAHAAGVPLVVDNTVATPVLCRPFEHGADIIVHSLTKYIGGHGTTVGGIIIDGGKFDWTAQPERFPQLNEPDPSYHGVVYTEALGEAAFIGRARVVPLRNTGAALAAQSAFNLLQGLETLALRVERHCDNALQVAQYLQQHPKVSWVNYAGLPDSPYYANAQKISSGKGSGILSFGIVGGQAAGARFIDALQLILRLVNIGDAKSLACHPASTTHRQLAPDELAKAGVSEDLVRISVGIEHIDDIISDIEQALAAV from the coding sequence ATGAAATTAGAATCTTTAGCGTTACATCATGGATACAGTTCAGAAGCTCCGGTGCGGGCCGCAGCGGTTCCTATTTATCAGAGCACTTCTTTTACCTTCGACGATACCCAGCATGGTGCGGATCTTTTTGACCTTAAAGTAGAGGGTAATATTTATTCGCGCATTATGAATCCGACGAATGCGGTGCTGGAAGAACGTTTGACGGCTATCGAAGGCGGCATTGGGGCTTTAGCCGTTGCCTCGGGCCAGGCCGCTACCGCTTATACCATTCAGACCTTGACTAAGGCCGGCGATAATATTGTCAGTATCAACCAGTTGTATGGTGGTACTTATAATTTATTTGCTCATACCTTACCGCAGCAGGGCATTGATGTGCGCTTTGCCAGCCATGACGATTTTGCAGGACTGGCTTCGCTTATTGATGAAAAAACCAAGCTGGTTTTTTGTGAATCTATAGGTAACCCGGCGGGTAACGTAGTGGATATTCAACGTCTGGCTGAAATTGCGCATGCTGCTGGCGTGCCTTTGGTTGTCGACAACACAGTAGCGACACCGGTTCTCTGTCGTCCTTTTGAGCATGGCGCTGATATTATTGTGCATTCACTGACTAAATATATAGGCGGTCATGGAACTACGGTTGGGGGTATTATTATTGATGGTGGTAAATTCGACTGGACAGCTCAGCCGGAGCGCTTCCCACAATTGAACGAGCCGGACCCCTCTTACCATGGTGTGGTTTATACCGAAGCTCTGGGCGAAGCTGCCTTTATTGGTCGTGCCCGGGTGGTACCTTTGCGTAATACTGGAGCGGCGCTGGCCGCGCAGAGTGCATTTAATCTGTTGCAGGGGCTGGAAACGCTGGCACTGCGGGTGGAGCGCCATTGCGATAATGCATTGCAGGTTGCGCAATACCTGCAGCAACACCCAAAAGTAAGCTGGGTGAACTACGCCGGATTGCCGGATAGTCCCTATTATGCCAACGCGCAGAAGATAAGTAGTGGTAAGGGCTCGGGTATTTTAAGTTTTGGCATTGTAGGGGGCCAGGCCGCAGGGGCTCGTTTCATCGATGCTCTGCAGCTTATATTGCGTTTGGTTAATATAGGGGATGCAAAATCATTGGCTTGCCATCCAGCCAGCACAACGCATCGACAACTGGCGCCGGACGAGCTGGCCAAAGCCGGAGTATCTGAAGATCTGGTGCGCATTTCAGTGGGCATTGAACATATAGACGACATTATCAGCGATATTGAACAGGCACTGGCCGCGGTATAA
- a CDS encoding KamA family radical SAM protein, translated as MQQVVTIQPPEFLPRKFKVYQHRQLDKIEALKRVPEEMLFEMKVVANVLPFRVNEYVFNELIDWEKVPNDPIFQLVFPQREMIEPSAYDRMATLMKNGGTTNEIFNLAEQLREEMNPHPAGQVEMNVPTVDGEPLRGMQHKYRETVLFFPSQGQYCHSYCTFCFRWAQFVGKSLRMNSNDADSLHRYLEQHKEVTDLLVTGGDPMVMRTKKLREYLLPLTDAKYDHVQTIRIGSKSLTFWPYRYITDPDSEELLELLETLVKAGKHVSFMAHFNHPQEMRTEVCREAIRRIRATGVQIRCQAPLLRNLNDDADAWAEMWQEQVRLGMVPYYMFVERDTGAKRYFEVPLYRTWEIFRDAYQQVSGLARTVRGPSMSAGPGKVEIQGVTEIHGEKVFVLRFIQGRNPAWVQHPFFAQYDEKATWLHDLKPAFGEEKFFWEDEYAQMSSMG; from the coding sequence ATGCAGCAAGTAGTCACCATCCAACCGCCAGAGTTTTTGCCACGTAAATTTAAAGTTTACCAGCATCGCCAGCTGGATAAGATCGAGGCCCTGAAACGGGTGCCGGAAGAAATGCTGTTCGAAATGAAGGTTGTCGCTAATGTATTGCCTTTCCGGGTCAACGAATACGTCTTTAACGAACTTATCGATTGGGAAAAAGTACCTAATGATCCAATTTTCCAACTAGTTTTCCCACAACGCGAGATGATAGAACCATCCGCTTATGATCGCATGGCGACACTGATGAAAAACGGTGGCACTACCAACGAAATTTTTAACTTAGCCGAACAATTACGCGAGGAAATGAATCCTCACCCTGCCGGCCAGGTGGAAATGAATGTGCCTACAGTAGACGGCGAACCACTGCGCGGTATGCAGCATAAATACAGGGAAACCGTGCTCTTCTTCCCATCGCAGGGGCAATACTGTCATTCTTACTGTACATTTTGTTTCCGCTGGGCGCAGTTTGTCGGTAAATCTTTGCGCATGAACTCAAATGATGCTGACTCGCTACACCGTTACCTTGAGCAGCACAAAGAAGTGACCGACCTGCTGGTAACTGGCGGCGACCCTATGGTCATGCGCACGAAAAAACTTCGTGAATACCTGCTGCCACTAACCGACGCTAAATATGATCATGTACAGACCATACGCATCGGTAGTAAGTCACTGACCTTCTGGCCTTACCGCTATATCACAGATCCGGATTCCGAAGAACTTCTGGAGCTACTGGAAACACTGGTAAAAGCAGGCAAGCACGTCTCTTTCATGGCGCACTTTAACCATCCGCAGGAAATGCGTACCGAAGTCTGTCGCGAAGCGATTCGCCGTATCCGTGCCACTGGCGTTCAAATCCGTTGTCAGGCGCCACTATTACGTAATCTGAATGATGATGCGGATGCCTGGGCAGAAATGTGGCAGGAACAGGTACGTTTGGGTATGGTCCCTTATTATATGTTCGTAGAGCGTGATACGGGTGCCAAACGTTATTTTGAAGTACCGCTGTACCGCACCTGGGAGATATTCCGTGATGCCTACCAGCAGGTTTCTGGCCTGGCCCGTACCGTACGTGGCCCTTCAATGAGTGCTGGTCCGGGCAAAGTGGAAATTCAGGGTGTAACTGAGATTCATGGTGAGAAGGTTTTTGTGCTGCGTTTTATTCAGGGACGCAACCCAGCCTGGGTGCAGCACCCTTTCTTTGCCCAATACGATGAGAAAGCAACCTGGTTGCACGATCTTAAACCCGCTTTCGGGGAAGAGAAGTTCTTCTGGGAAGATGAATACGCACAAATGTCCAGTATGGGCTAG
- the kdsB gene encoding 3-deoxy-manno-octulosonate cytidylyltransferase: protein MSFTVVIPARYESTRLPGKPLADIAGKPMVQHVYERAQASGAAEVVVATDDQRVFDIVSGFGGQVMMTSKEHRSGTERLAEVIQLMALADDEVVVNVQGDEPQIPPQIIRQVAENLASQRQAPMATLAVPLQSVEEAFNPHAVKVVLDGSGYALYFSRAPVPWDREHFTDKDSLQELSAGYLRHIGIYAYRAEFIHRYADWNASPLEQLESLEQLRVLWHGERIHVAQAIADPPAGIDTVEDLERVRQSMSQSPVTSHQ, encoded by the coding sequence ATGAGTTTTACAGTTGTCATTCCGGCACGTTATGAATCAACTCGCTTACCGGGGAAACCGTTGGCAGATATTGCTGGTAAACCCATGGTGCAGCATGTGTATGAGCGAGCGCAGGCGAGCGGAGCGGCTGAAGTTGTAGTTGCTACGGATGATCAGCGTGTGTTTGATATTGTCAGCGGCTTTGGTGGGCAGGTCATGATGACCTCAAAAGAGCATCGTTCGGGTACTGAAAGACTCGCGGAAGTTATTCAATTAATGGCGCTTGCAGATGATGAGGTGGTGGTCAATGTGCAGGGCGATGAGCCTCAGATTCCACCGCAAATTATTCGCCAGGTGGCGGAGAATCTGGCTTCTCAGCGACAGGCACCTATGGCTACCCTGGCTGTTCCATTGCAGTCCGTGGAAGAAGCTTTTAACCCCCATGCAGTGAAAGTTGTACTGGATGGCAGCGGTTATGCGCTGTATTTTAGTCGTGCACCTGTGCCCTGGGATCGTGAGCATTTTACTGATAAGGATAGTTTGCAGGAATTGTCCGCAGGTTATCTGCGCCATATTGGTATTTATGCGTATCGTGCAGAATTTATTCATCGTTATGCAGACTGGAATGCCAGCCCTCTGGAGCAGCTGGAGTCGCTGGAGCAATTGCGGGTGTTATGGCATGGAGAGCGCATTCACGTAGCTCAAGCGATTGCAGATCCGCCGGCAGGCATTGATACTGTTGAAGATCTGGAGCGGGTACGGCAGTCGATGAGCCAGTCACCAGTCACCAGTCACCAGTAA
- a CDS encoding Trm112 family protein has protein sequence MTLNANLLAVIACPSCKGKLVWDQDKTHLVCRGESLAYPVNDGIPALLADAAKPLTPQELEKVPKS, from the coding sequence ATGACGCTTAACGCAAATTTACTGGCGGTCATTGCTTGTCCGTCGTGCAAAGGTAAGCTGGTATGGGATCAGGATAAAACGCACCTTGTGTGTCGTGGTGAAAGTCTGGCTTACCCGGTAAACGATGGCATTCCAGCTTTATTGGCTGATGCCGCAAAACCACTAACCCCTCAAGAATTGGAGAAGGTACCTAAGTCATGA
- the lpxK gene encoding tetraacyldisaccharide 4'-kinase, giving the protein MSQKIQSWWYAKRLPIWLWPFLPLTFLFIFFSILRRIAYAIRVIPSWKAPVPVIVVGNITVGGTGKTPLVLRLVEELQKAGLRPGVVSRGYGGRGPFPQSVKADSNPLEVGDEPVMLATISGVPVVVSPKRVDAAKYLLAEHQCDVIISDDGLQHYALRRDLEIAVVDAVRGTGNGFRLPCGPLRESRRRLKKVNWALINGAETVTGKQVAMRLVSVGWRSVRTNAEIEKPDGESVIAIAGIGNPLRFFNLLSQEGLHVEETRIFADHHQFSATDFYDVSNRFPVIMTEKDAVKCHSFARPHWYYLKVGAQLPSSFIEDFIKQVKELRHDA; this is encoded by the coding sequence GTGAGTCAGAAGATTCAATCCTGGTGGTATGCTAAGCGCTTACCTATCTGGTTATGGCCATTTTTGCCATTAACCTTTTTATTCATTTTCTTTAGCATTCTGCGGCGTATCGCCTATGCCATAAGGGTTATTCCGAGCTGGAAAGCGCCGGTGCCAGTTATTGTGGTAGGTAATATTACGGTAGGCGGTACCGGGAAAACACCGTTGGTACTGCGCCTGGTAGAAGAGTTGCAAAAAGCCGGGCTGCGCCCCGGGGTGGTTAGTCGCGGTTATGGCGGTAGAGGACCTTTCCCACAATCGGTAAAGGCTGATTCCAATCCACTTGAGGTTGGTGACGAACCTGTGATGCTGGCGACCATTAGTGGTGTTCCGGTGGTGGTCAGTCCTAAGCGCGTAGATGCCGCAAAATATTTACTGGCTGAACATCAGTGTGACGTTATTATTAGTGACGATGGTCTACAGCACTATGCCTTACGTCGTGATCTGGAAATAGCGGTAGTCGATGCAGTCCGTGGCACGGGCAATGGTTTTCGTTTGCCCTGTGGCCCGTTACGCGAATCCAGACGTCGTCTGAAAAAGGTCAACTGGGCTCTTATTAATGGAGCAGAAACAGTAACCGGCAAGCAGGTAGCCATGCGTCTGGTATCTGTTGGCTGGCGCAGTGTGCGTACTAATGCTGAGATTGAAAAACCAGATGGTGAGTCAGTTATTGCCATTGCTGGTATAGGTAACCCACTGCGTTTCTTTAATCTGCTGAGCCAGGAAGGTTTGCATGTGGAAGAAACCCGTATTTTTGCTGATCACCACCAGTTCTCTGCGACTGACTTCTATGATGTGAGTAATAGGTTCCCGGTAATTATGACCGAGAAAGATGCTGTCAAATGTCACTCGTTTGCTCGTCCTCACTGGTATTATTTAAAAGTGGGCGCCCAACTTCCCAGCAGTTTTATTGAGGACTTTATTAAGCAGGTTAAGGAGTTACGTCATGACGCTTAA